The Brasilonema sennae CENA114 genome includes a region encoding these proteins:
- a CDS encoding beta strand repeat-containing protein: MKLFPIILLINGSIFINLLASHSTQAQIVPDTTLPENSVVTIQDKTIQIDGGTRVGNNLFHSFEKFSVPTGDTAFFNNIKEIRNILSRITGNSISEINGIIKANNAANLFLINPNGIIFGSNAQLDIGGSFLASTASSIIFADGFKFNTSATQTKPLLTISAPIGLGFGEMPKSIVNRSIVNSDDDLIGLRVAPNQTLALVGGDVLIEGGYLSTKGGRIELGSVAGNNVVSLTPIDQGWVLGYEGIQNFQDINLSQAAFVVSDGDSSGDIQIQGRRVTLTEGSQVAVIARTEGQAGNLTVKGSELLKLEGNSVDAGFDFSVPTLLFNDVYGKATGEQSKLTLETERLIVKNGAQISAGNYGAGRGVNLKISASEVQLEGAFIDADKKIPSGLFARVQENATGNGGTLTIETKKLTVKNGAQVSTETLGSGHSGNLEVNASESIELIGTIPGINDPSALFAGVKDKATATGNGGNLTINTGQLIIKDGAQIATTAQNQGQGGILTIKASDFILLSGNSPLAEFRGKGRSGIFVSAEPALKDELGNSIITTANAGDLKITTGELTVEKGAIISADNFGIGKGANVTLNVNRLIIQAGGQIGAGSLLEKDAVNNQRGSGGTLTVNASESVKVVGTGTIGSSSQQVPSSLLTQAEGTGNAGDLNIFTPNFTVKDGAEINLSATGLGEAGNLQVEANSVRLNHGTINAATANGEGGNINLQVKNILLMQDNSLISAQASNNANGGNINIDAGFVIAFPNQNNDIIAKAERGDGGNIKITTQAIFGLEERNSNPQNSTNDIDASSEFGLDGSVFINTPDIDPTRGLVQLPVEPVNVQVAQGCQTTGTQTAGKQSSLASTGKGGLAINPYEPLSSSNIWEDVPVSTQTGTSRQRESVATVPDKIVEAQGWVINEKGEVFLVAEDSRCSLR, translated from the coding sequence ATGAAACTATTTCCTATTATTTTGTTAATCAATGGAAGTATCTTTATCAATTTGTTAGCTTCCCATTCCACTCAAGCACAAATTGTTCCAGATACAACTCTGCCTGAAAATTCTGTTGTCACAATTCAGGACAAGACCATTCAGATTGATGGAGGAACCAGGGTAGGAAATAATCTCTTCCATAGCTTTGAAAAGTTTTCTGTCCCTACTGGAGATACCGCTTTTTTTAACAATATCAAAGAAATCCGTAACATCCTCTCCCGTATCACCGGTAACTCCATTTCTGAGATAAATGGCATTATTAAAGCGAATAACGCTGCTAATCTATTTCTAATCAACCCCAATGGCATTATCTTTGGTTCTAATGCCCAATTAGATATTGGTGGCTCTTTTCTAGCCAGTACAGCAAGTAGCATTATCTTCGCTGATGGCTTTAAGTTCAACACCTCAGCTACTCAGACTAAGCCTTTATTAACTATCAGTGCTCCTATAGGTCTGGGTTTTGGAGAAATGCCAAAAAGCATTGTTAATCGTTCAATTGTCAACAGTGATGACGATTTAATCGGACTCAGAGTGGCACCCAATCAAACCCTAGCGCTTGTCGGTGGTGATGTACTAATAGAAGGGGGGTATCTGTCCACAAAAGGAGGACGAATTGAGTTAGGAAGTGTTGCAGGTAATAATGTAGTCAGCCTGACTCCCATAGACCAAGGCTGGGTATTAGGCTATGAAGGAATCCAAAACTTCCAAGACATTAACTTATCTCAGGCAGCTTTTGTCGTTAGTGACGGTGATAGTAGTGGTGATATCCAGATTCAGGGAAGGCGTGTCACACTTACGGAAGGTAGTCAGGTTGCTGTTATTGCTCGAACTGAAGGTCAAGCAGGAAATTTGACAGTAAAAGGTTCTGAATTATTAAAACTGGAAGGTAACTCAGTAGATGCGGGATTTGACTTTAGCGTTCCGACTCTTCTGTTCAATGACGTTTATGGGAAAGCTACAGGGGAACAAAGCAAACTAACACTTGAAACTGAACGATTAATTGTCAAGAATGGGGCACAAATATCAGCTGGCAATTATGGCGCAGGTAGAGGAGTGAATTTGAAGATAAGTGCTTCGGAAGTACAACTAGAGGGTGCGTTCATTGATGCAGATAAGAAGATTCCTAGTGGTCTGTTTGCTAGAGTTCAAGAGAATGCTACAGGCAATGGTGGAACACTAACAATTGAAACTAAAAAGCTAACAGTAAAAAATGGGGCGCAGGTATCAACTGAAACTCTTGGATCGGGTCATAGTGGAAATTTAGAAGTTAATGCCTCCGAGTCAATAGAACTGATAGGGACAATACCAGGAATTAATGATCCTAGTGCTTTGTTTGCTGGTGTTAAGGATAAAGCGACAGCTACAGGCAATGGCGGAAATTTAACTATTAACACTGGACAGCTAATTATCAAGGATGGGGCACAGATAGCAACTACTGCTCAGAATCAAGGTCAAGGAGGAATTTTGACTATCAAAGCCTCAGACTTTATTCTCTTAAGTGGAAATTCACCATTAGCAGAATTCAGAGGTAAGGGTAGAAGTGGCATTTTTGTTTCAGCTGAACCAGCATTGAAAGATGAATTAGGAAACTCGATCATTACTACTGCTAATGCAGGAGATTTGAAGATTACTACAGGAGAATTGACTGTCGAGAAGGGAGCCATTATCTCTGCTGATAATTTTGGCATAGGTAAAGGGGCTAATGTTACTTTGAATGTTAATCGGTTAATTATTCAGGCTGGGGGACAGATAGGAGCAGGTTCTCTTTTAGAAAAAGATGCTGTTAATAATCAAAGAGGATCAGGAGGAACTTTAACTGTAAATGCTTCCGAATCTGTAAAGGTTGTTGGTACTGGCACAATTGGTTCTAGCTCACAACAGGTTCCCAGTAGCTTGTTGACTCAAGCTGAAGGAACGGGAAATGCTGGCGACTTAAATATTTTCACTCCTAATTTCACAGTGAAAGATGGTGCTGAAATTAACCTCAGTGCTACAGGTTTAGGAGAAGCAGGTAATTTGCAAGTAGAGGCAAATTCTGTTCGCCTCAATCACGGAACTATCAATGCAGCCACTGCCAATGGTGAAGGCGGCAATATCAACCTGCAAGTCAAAAATATACTACTCATGCAGGACAATAGTTTAATATCTGCTCAAGCTAGTAATAATGCCAATGGTGGCAATATCAACATTGATGCTGGGTTTGTTATTGCATTTCCCAATCAAAATAACGATATTATTGCCAAGGCAGAAAGAGGAGACGGCGGCAATATTAAAATCACTACTCAGGCAATCTTTGGACTAGAGGAAAGAAACTCAAACCCACAGAATAGCACCAATGACATCGATGCTAGTTCAGAATTTGGCTTAGATGGTAGTGTTTTCATAAACACACCAGATATTGACCCCACTCGGGGGTTAGTCCAGTTGCCCGTAGAACCAGTCAACGTGCAAGTGGCACAGGGTTGCCAAACAACTGGAACACAAACGGCTGGAAAACAATCATCGTTGGCTTCCACTGGCAAAGGGGGATTAGCTATTAACCCTTACGAACCGCTGAGTAGCAGTAATATTTGGGAAGATGTACCAGTGTCAACACAGACGGGGACAAGTAGACAAAGGGAAAGCGTAGCAACTGTGCCGGACAAAATTGTAGAGGCGCAAGGGTGGGTGATAAATGAAAAAGGGGAAGTTTTTCTCGTGGCTGAAGATAGTCGCTGTAGTCTGCGGTGA
- a CDS encoding pre-peptidase C-terminal domain-containing protein translates to MAIQNINLGTLSETPTPVEHHSVNSSEPYDTYRFRLDSPGNINLSLTGTSADADVVLYRDVNNNGVIDDGVDTWIQNSTFGYNEAHDEAINVVAEAGNYIAKVYSFNDNSTDYDLRLSTTRSYSTTPSNLLSKEFTAGDWTGIFQDQTFNGSLGDSNTSDLYYFHLLRIGGSVGSDTISSITLSGLSNDADIRLIRDSNNNRIVDAGEEIDKSQNLGTANDTIFNINQGGSYYLQVYQYSGSTDYTLNFDYTYVPPA, encoded by the coding sequence ATGGCAATCCAAAATATTAACCTTGGTACACTTAGTGAAACACCAACACCTGTCGAGCATCACTCCGTCAACAGCAGTGAACCCTACGACACCTACCGTTTTAGGCTGGATAGTCCCGGTAACATCAACCTGTCTCTTACTGGGACGAGCGCTGATGCTGATGTTGTACTATATCGGGACGTTAACAACAATGGTGTGATTGATGACGGGGTAGACACGTGGATTCAAAATTCAACTTTTGGGTATAATGAGGCTCATGATGAAGCGATTAATGTCGTAGCGGAAGCAGGTAACTACATTGCTAAAGTCTATTCATTTAATGACAATAGTACCGATTACGATCTGAGACTATCGACCACTCGCTCTTACTCAACTACACCTAGTAACCTTCTCTCTAAGGAATTTACAGCAGGTGACTGGACTGGAATATTTCAGGATCAGACCTTTAATGGATCTTTAGGTGATAGCAACACTAGTGATCTTTATTACTTCCATCTCCTTCGCATTGGTGGTTCTGTTGGTTCTGATACAATTAGTAGTATTACTCTCTCTGGATTAAGCAACGATGCTGACATCCGACTCATTAGAGACTCCAATAACAATCGCATCGTTGACGCAGGTGAGGAAATTGATAAGTCGCAGAATCTTGGTACTGCAAATGACACTATTTTCAACATCAATCAAGGAGGTTCTTACTACCTGCAGGTCTATCAATACAGTGGCAGTACCGACTATACGCTTAACTTTGACTACACCTATGTTCCTCCAGCTTGA
- a CDS encoding peptidylprolyl isomerase, producing MTTVLQLGKRTITAEEVIPLLSSYQMLPQLLRESIIDQAIASIECTSEETAFAYQQFYQQNQLTSDIQQQAWLERYCNSQNDLGEALIVRMLKIEKFKRATWGNKLESYFLKRKSQLDQVIYSLIRTKDKGIAEELYFRLQEREQTFAELAYEYSQGSEAQTGGIIGPVELGTIHPKLAQLLSISQPGQLWSPMPLEEWLLIVRLEKLIPAQLNDSMRRRLLRELFEGWLQQQLS from the coding sequence ATGACAACAGTTTTACAACTTGGAAAACGAACAATTACGGCTGAGGAAGTCATTCCACTACTGAGTAGTTACCAAATGCTGCCCCAATTGTTGCGTGAGAGTATTATTGACCAAGCGATCGCATCTATCGAATGCACCTCTGAGGAAACTGCTTTTGCTTACCAGCAGTTTTATCAACAAAACCAGCTAACCTCAGACATTCAACAACAAGCTTGGTTAGAGCGTTATTGCAACAGCCAAAATGACTTAGGAGAAGCCTTGATTGTGCGGATGCTGAAAATTGAAAAATTTAAGCGTGCAACTTGGGGTAACAAACTAGAGTCTTACTTTTTAAAACGCAAAAGCCAGCTCGATCAAGTCATCTATTCTTTGATTCGGACTAAAGATAAAGGTATTGCTGAAGAACTTTACTTTCGCCTTCAAGAACGAGAGCAGACGTTTGCCGAACTGGCTTACGAATACTCACAAGGTTCAGAAGCTCAAACTGGTGGAATTATTGGTCCAGTTGAACTAGGCACTATTCACCCAAAACTGGCTCAATTGCTTTCAATTAGTCAACCTGGTCAACTTTGGTCTCCCATGCCCTTGGAAGAATGGCTGTTGATTGTACGCCTCGAAAAATTGATTCCAGCACAGTTGAATGATTCTATGCGTCGAAGATTACTTCGTGAACTTTTTGAGGGCTGGTTACAACAGCAGTTGAGTTAA
- a CDS encoding calcium-binding protein encodes MPAIYGTIYNDNDTYGPDGNFHSSINGTDQADISIFGKEGDDIIYGRGGGDIIDAGSGNDTVYGGDGNDTILGRTGNDVLYGDNGDDVLFGEADNDKLYGGAGNDILWGGDGDDRLDGYATTGTEYDTLKGEAGSDVFVLGGWWGVSYQGYGYATITDFNGAYDWIEVPGNANTQSYNGISYSLGTGNWEGSSATDTLIYYGAQTPENVIAVVQDTTDVNFSRDFRFV; translated from the coding sequence ATGCCTGCTATTTACGGCACCATCTACAATGACAACGATACCTACGGTCCAGATGGTAACTTCCACTCATCAATAAATGGCACTGACCAAGCCGACATTTCCATCTTTGGCAAAGAAGGCGACGACATAATCTACGGTCGAGGAGGTGGCGACATAATCGATGCCGGATCTGGCAACGACACTGTGTATGGCGGTGACGGTAATGACACGATCTTGGGTCGTACAGGTAATGACGTTCTATACGGTGATAATGGCGACGATGTTCTGTTTGGAGAGGCAGACAACGATAAACTATATGGCGGGGCTGGCAACGACATCCTGTGGGGCGGAGATGGAGATGATCGTCTTGATGGTTATGCAACCACCGGCACGGAATATGACACCTTAAAAGGTGAAGCAGGGTCTGACGTTTTCGTTCTTGGTGGCTGGTGGGGAGTCTCCTACCAAGGATATGGCTACGCTACCATTACGGACTTCAATGGCGCATATGATTGGATAGAAGTCCCTGGCAATGCTAATACACAATCATACAATGGTATCTCCTACTCACTTGGCACGGGCAACTGGGAAGGTAGTTCCGCTACAGATACCCTTATTTACTATGGGGCTCAGACGCCTGAAAATGTGATTGCTGTTGTGCAAGACACGACCGACGTGAACTTTTCACGGGACTTCAGATTCGTCTAG
- a CDS encoding peptidylprolyl isomerase, with product MTTVLQLGKRTITAEEVIPLLTSYQMLPQLLRESIIDQAIARIECTPEETAVGYHQFYQQNQLTSDIQQQAWLERYCNSQNDLGEALIVRMLKIEKFKRATWGNKLESYFLQRKGQLDQVVYSLIRIKDKGIAEELYFRLQEREQTFAELAYEYSQGSEAQTGGIIGPVELGTIHPKLAQLLSISQPGQLWSPMPLEEWLLIVRLEKLIPAQLNDSMRRRLLRELFEGWLQQQL from the coding sequence ATGACAACAGTTTTACAACTTGGGAAACGAACAATTACAGCTGAGGAAGTCATTCCACTGCTAACCAGCTACCAAATGCTGCCCCAATTGTTGCGTGAGAGTATTATTGACCAAGCCATTGCTCGTATCGAATGCACTCCTGAAGAAACGGCTGTTGGTTACCACCAATTTTATCAGCAAAATCAACTAACCTCAGACATTCAACAACAAGCTTGGTTAGAGCGTTATTGCAACAGCCAAAATGACTTAGGAGAAGCCTTGATTGTGCGGATGCTGAAAATTGAAAAATTTAAGCGCGCGACTTGGGGTAACAAACTAGAATCTTACTTTTTACAACGCAAAGGGCAATTAGACCAAGTTGTCTATTCTTTGATTCGGATTAAAGATAAAGGTATTGCCGAAGAACTTTACTTTCGCCTTCAAGAACGAGAGCAGACGTTTGCCGAACTGGCTTACGAATACTCACAAGGTTCAGAAGCTCAAACTGGTGGAATTATTGGTCCAGTTGAACTAGGCACTATTCACCCAAAACTGGCTCAATTGCTTTCAATTAGTCAACCTGGTCAACTTTGGTCTCCCATGCCCTTGGAAGAATGGCTGTTGATTGTACGCCTCGAAAAATTGATTCCAGCACAGTTGAATGATTCTATGCGTCGAAGATTACTTCGTGAACTTTTTGAGGGCTGGTTACAACAGCAGTTATGA
- a CDS encoding calcium-binding protein, which produces MADINGTNGSETLYGSGHSDRILAYDGNDTVFADWGNDYVDGGDGNDYLYGEGGNDTLYGGYGTDTLRGGDGDDYLDGGTPSAYDTSNDYLYGDKGNDYLLGGYGNDSLHGGDDNDTLVGYDGNDFLYGDTGNDTLYGGNGDDYIRGTSGFASSPEYDTLTGGAGSDTFSLANAFRDVLYQDDGYATITDWESQYDYIEAGGTSSQYSLRQENLAGGSALDTGIYYNNNLLAIVQDSTDVYIGRDFRFV; this is translated from the coding sequence ATGGCAGACATCAATGGCACTAATGGTTCTGAAACTCTATATGGCAGTGGGCATTCTGACCGTATTCTCGCCTACGACGGTAACGATACTGTTTTCGCTGACTGGGGTAACGACTATGTGGATGGCGGCGACGGCAACGACTACTTATACGGAGAGGGCGGTAACGATACCTTGTATGGCGGCTATGGAACTGACACGCTGCGTGGCGGAGATGGTGACGATTATCTTGATGGCGGCACCCCGTCTGCATATGACACCAGTAATGATTACCTCTATGGCGACAAAGGCAATGACTACTTGCTAGGAGGTTACGGTAATGACAGCCTCCACGGTGGAGATGATAACGATACTCTGGTGGGCTACGATGGAAACGATTTTTTGTATGGAGATACAGGTAACGACACCTTATATGGTGGAAATGGAGATGATTATATTAGGGGTACCAGTGGATTTGCAAGTAGTCCTGAATATGACACTTTAACAGGTGGAGCTGGATCTGATACTTTCAGTCTTGCTAATGCATTTCGCGATGTATTGTACCAAGATGATGGCTATGCCACCATTACAGACTGGGAGTCGCAATACGATTACATCGAAGCTGGTGGCACTTCTAGCCAGTACTCACTCCGACAAGAAAACTTAGCTGGCGGTTCCGCCCTAGATACTGGGATTTACTACAACAATAACTTACTTGCTATCGTGCAAGACTCAACCGACGTGTACATTGGAAGGGATTTCAGATTTGTCTAG
- a CDS encoding HlyD family efflux transporter periplasmic adaptor subunit: MSEYNGRNLQQATISTPRALPNEVKVPIKFPVDSSKFTPSVVLQQSPFWSRAVVWGLMAVTTSAVIWANVAKIEEAIPTQGKLEPQETVKEVQAPVNGVVKTVYVKDGQKVSRGDLLLRLDSTAAQAQLKSFKKIRTTLIQENQFYRTQINGQNAPSVNEQSITQLKLPPGLESLAKSRAALSAENRLYRLQLSGISQSINLTPEEQARLQFSQAELKSRIAADKLAIEQSEKQLGENQAQLSSAQDIRSVNQTILNNLESVVKEGAIARVQLLKQQQEVRTHQADVERLMEEQARLRFAIAQSKEKLQNTIVAAKKDLLTKIADNEKQIAQIDSELNKAILENEKKIAEIDSQISQSQVTLQYQEIRSSADGIVFDLQARFPGFVANSTQPVLKIVPNDGLMAKVFITNKDIGFVKEGMKVDVRIDSFPFSEFGDIKGELVSIGSDALPPDEIRKVYTFPAKIRLERQSLMMKNRELPLQSGMSVSANIKVRNRTVISIFTDLFAKEVDNMKSIR, encoded by the coding sequence ATGAGTGAATACAATGGGCGCAATCTTCAACAAGCAACTATCTCTACACCGAGAGCACTTCCAAATGAAGTGAAAGTACCGATAAAATTCCCTGTTGATAGTAGCAAGTTTACTCCATCTGTTGTCTTACAACAATCACCTTTTTGGTCACGAGCTGTCGTCTGGGGATTGATGGCGGTGACAACCTCTGCTGTCATTTGGGCAAATGTCGCGAAAATAGAGGAAGCAATTCCTACCCAAGGCAAACTGGAACCACAAGAAACTGTTAAGGAAGTACAAGCTCCTGTAAATGGGGTAGTTAAAACAGTCTATGTTAAGGATGGGCAAAAAGTCAGCCGTGGCGATTTGCTTTTGAGGCTAGATTCAACAGCGGCGCAAGCTCAACTGAAATCTTTCAAAAAAATTCGGACTACATTGATCCAGGAAAATCAATTTTACCGTACCCAAATCAATGGGCAGAATGCTCCATCTGTCAACGAGCAATCAATCACTCAACTCAAACTACCTCCAGGATTAGAATCTCTCGCCAAAAGCCGAGCCGCACTTAGTGCAGAAAATCGACTTTACCGACTTCAACTGAGTGGGATATCTCAAAGCATAAACCTCACGCCGGAGGAACAAGCTCGCTTGCAATTTAGTCAAGCGGAACTAAAATCTCGGATTGCAGCTGACAAGTTAGCAATTGAACAATCAGAAAAACAACTCGGCGAAAATCAAGCTCAGCTATCTTCTGCTCAAGATATTCGATCTGTGAATCAAACTATTCTTAATAATCTTGAATCTGTTGTCAAAGAAGGGGCAATTGCTCGTGTGCAACTGCTTAAGCAACAACAGGAAGTACGTACACATCAAGCAGATGTGGAACGGCTGATGGAAGAACAAGCGCGTTTACGGTTTGCGATCGCTCAATCAAAAGAAAAGCTGCAAAATACAATTGTCGCTGCTAAAAAGGATTTGTTAACTAAAATTGCTGACAATGAAAAACAAATTGCTCAAATAGATAGCGAGTTGAATAAGGCAATTCTCGAAAATGAAAAGAAGATTGCTGAAATCGACAGTCAAATCAGTCAATCACAAGTCACTTTACAATATCAAGAAATCCGCTCTTCTGCCGATGGAATTGTTTTTGATTTACAAGCTCGTTTTCCGGGTTTTGTAGCTAATTCTACTCAACCAGTTCTCAAAATTGTGCCTAACGATGGTTTGATGGCAAAGGTCTTTATTACTAATAAAGATATCGGTTTTGTGAAAGAGGGAATGAAAGTGGATGTGAGAATTGACTCTTTTCCTTTTAGTGAATTTGGTGATATCAAAGGTGAATTAGTTTCGATTGGTTCTGATGCACTACCACCAGATGAAATCCGTAAAGTTTACACTTTTCCTGCTAAAATTCGCTTAGAGCGTCAATCTTTGATGATGAAGAATCGGGAATTACCTCTGCAATCAGGAATGTCAGTTAGTGCGAATATTAAAGTAAGGAATCGCACTGTTATTAGCATTTTTACGGATTTGTTTGCGAAGGAAGTTGATAATATGAAGTCTATAAGATGA